In bacterium, a genomic segment contains:
- a CDS encoding HAD-IC family P-type ATPase produces the protein MENKQESLFDLSKLNANEISKKLNSSFQGLTEEAKYRLKKDGLNQISDTKKINSFSRLIDSLKNPLIVLLIVLVIVSYSIKEHETTIIIAIMVVISTVISFIQESSADKAAEKLQEMVSLTTTVLRQTEKNIPIKNIVLGDVIKLSAGHIIPADLRILSSNNLYINQSALTGESLPVEKSENVLKKETKNIFDLNNICFMGSYVSSGTALGIVTSTGDNTYFGKLAEKLSEKKEKTAFDEGLNKFTWLMISLKLDSTSSFVLDYAYINSYWLRIYYKYCKKKY, from the coding sequence GTGGAAAATAAACAAGAATCATTATTTGATTTATCAAAGTTAAATGCCAATGAAATTTCGAAAAAGTTAAATTCTTCTTTTCAGGGTTTAACGGAAGAAGCTAAATATAGACTAAAAAAAGATGGTTTAAATCAAATATCAGATACAAAAAAAATAAATAGCTTTTCAAGATTAATAGATAGCCTTAAAAATCCTTTAATAGTACTTCTTATAGTTTTAGTTATTGTGTCTTATTCGATTAAAGAACATGAAACAACAATTATTATTGCGATAATGGTTGTAATTAGCACTGTAATAAGCTTTATTCAAGAATCTAGTGCAGATAAAGCAGCCGAAAAACTTCAGGAAATGGTCAGTTTAACCACAACTGTTTTAAGGCAAACAGAAAAAAATATTCCGATAAAAAATATTGTTCTTGGAGATGTAATTAAACTTTCAGCGGGGCATATAATTCCTGCTGATTTAAGAATTTTAAGTTCAAATAATTTGTATATTAACCAATCTGCTCTTACAGGCGAATCTTTGCCTGTAGAAAAAAGCGAAAATGTTTTAAAGAAAGAAACTAAAAATATTTTTGATCTTAATAATATTTGCTTTATGGGAAGTTATGTTTCAAGCGGAACCGCTTTAGGTATTGTTACTTCAACAGGAGATAATACATATTTTGGCAAATTAGCGGAAAAACTATCAGAAAAGAAAGAAAAAACGGCTTTTGATGAAGGCTTAAATAAATTCACATGGCTTATGATAAGCCTTAAACTTGATAGCACTTCCTCATTTGTACTGGATTATGCTTATATTAATAGTTATTGGCTACGTATCTATTACAAATACTGTAAAAAGAAATATTGA